The proteins below come from a single Bacteroidales bacterium genomic window:
- a CDS encoding T9SS type A sorting domain-containing protein produces MKKIIALAIILIVSIKLIADDKEPVAIDDFAETFAMKTIAIPALANDFGYENHPIRIFTVFGTPNGTFTFNDSIVFYTPKRHFEGTDSLRYRIVDLENNLMSQFAKIYIHVENKGIDMLGINQVKAKILACGVQFWDGNTGDGYEVPAGSGLHTLFSKSFWIGGMDENGELHVAGERYKQIGNDYFPGPVSDTMNYNQDFDAAWFRVWKLNKEEIEHHRNNWQQPGYEPIENISSWPGNGNILLGQAPKLAPYYDWNGDGKYNAADGDFPVIKGDQTIFLIYNDDRQHTESGGKKMGVEIHAIYYAYDQPEDSALSQAIFGDYTIINRSENFYSDVYSAFFLDFDLGHWWDDFVGCDTLLHSGFAYNGTPVDGNGEEGTYGDRPPAFSLTCLNYKMTGFIHFNNAWQSPMTDPYAPSEYYNYMKCMWRDSTLLTSGGNGYGGTFPVKFIFPGDPSNPAEWSEAAENATPGDRRGLVSSGPYSLAPNDSLHFTFALVFARDYEGDNISSVAMLKEHIQEIRDFYVESLNVEDTKPETISLKVFPNPFQGALVVETRLPYETITWTVYDLMGKAVADGRQFNELSFGINLKSLDKGIYFLSLKNGKSVVTKKVIKM; encoded by the coding sequence ATGAAAAAAATTATCGCCCTTGCAATCATTCTAATAGTCAGTATAAAATTGATAGCCGACGACAAAGAGCCTGTCGCCATAGATGATTTCGCTGAGACATTTGCCATGAAAACCATCGCCATTCCTGCATTGGCAAACGACTTCGGTTACGAAAACCATCCCATCAGGATTTTTACTGTCTTCGGAACTCCAAACGGTACATTTACCTTCAATGATTCGATAGTATTTTACACTCCCAAAAGACACTTCGAAGGCACTGATTCCCTTCGCTACAGAATTGTTGATCTTGAAAATAACCTGATGTCACAGTTTGCAAAGATTTATATTCATGTTGAAAATAAAGGGATTGACATGCTTGGTATTAACCAGGTAAAGGCAAAAATTCTTGCCTGTGGGGTTCAGTTTTGGGATGGCAACACCGGCGATGGTTATGAAGTTCCTGCCGGGTCGGGGCTGCACACACTTTTCAGTAAATCTTTCTGGATAGGTGGAATGGATGAAAACGGAGAATTACACGTTGCCGGGGAAAGATACAAGCAGATAGGCAACGACTATTTTCCGGGTCCGGTTTCTGATACGATGAACTACAACCAGGACTTTGATGCAGCGTGGTTCAGGGTGTGGAAATTAAATAAAGAAGAAATTGAGCACCATCGCAATAACTGGCAGCAACCAGGATACGAGCCCATCGAAAATATCAGCAGCTGGCCGGGTAATGGTAATATCCTCCTGGGACAAGCTCCAAAACTGGCGCCCTATTATGATTGGAATGGCGATGGAAAATACAATGCCGCTGATGGCGACTTCCCGGTGATTAAAGGCGACCAGACTATATTCCTGATTTACAACGACGACAGGCAACACACCGAATCCGGCGGAAAAAAGATGGGCGTGGAAATCCATGCCATCTATTATGCTTATGACCAACCGGAAGATTCGGCGTTAAGCCAGGCGATTTTTGGCGACTATACCATCATCAATCGTTCTGAAAATTTCTACTCAGACGTGTATAGTGCTTTTTTCCTCGACTTTGACCTGGGACATTGGTGGGATGATTTTGTGGGTTGTGATACATTGCTCCATTCAGGTTTTGCTTACAATGGAACTCCCGTTGACGGAAATGGTGAGGAAGGCACCTATGGGGATCGGCCACCTGCATTTTCGCTTACGTGCCTCAATTATAAAATGACAGGCTTTATTCACTTCAACAATGCATGGCAGTCGCCCATGACAGACCCATACGCCCCATCTGAGTACTACAACTACATGAAGTGCATGTGGCGGGATTCTACTTTGCTGACCAGCGGAGGGAACGGCTATGGCGGCACTTTCCCTGTAAAATTTATTTTTCCGGGAGACCCCTCAAATCCTGCCGAATGGTCCGAAGCCGCTGAAAATGCCACTCCCGGCGACCGCCGCGGGCTGGTTTCCTCAGGCCCTTATTCTCTTGCCCCTAACGACTCATTGCATTTTACATTTGCATTGGTGTTTGCAAGGGATTATGAAGGAGACAACATTTCAAGCGTTGCCATGCTTAAAGAACACATTCAGGAAATCAGGGATTTTTATGTTGAGTCGCTTAATGTGGAAGATACCAAACCCGAAACAATCTCACTCAAAGTTTTCCCGAATCCGTTTCAGGGCGCTTTGGTAGTTGAAACCAGGCTACCCTATGAAACCATAACCTGGACAGTTTATGATCTGATGGGCAAAGCAGTAGCCGACGGACGGCAATTCAACGAACTTTCCTTTGGTATCAATCTCAAGTCGCTTGATAAAGGGATTTATTTCCTGAGTTTAAAGAATGGGAAGTCGGTTGTAACAAAGAAGGTCATAAAGATGTAA
- a CDS encoding C10 family peptidase, with protein MARLILLFSIVISLLFFTEILSGQVSADEAAKLAKNFFTQKSLGVNPQVKDAVITRHFAKIEHGKPLYHIFNFGQGGFVITSPDKRFIPVLAWSPIGEFDLNSVPENCAVWLDWYEVQIKKGMANPENLTGETSGLWEHYLKGFEIKDTKGVAPLLTVKWNQGKFYNALCPADPGGYDDHVPVGCVATAMAQLMFYYRFPYQGNGSHSYIPPYNNGTYGLQFADFGNTFYQWNEMTDECFTYNTAVAELSYHCAVAVNMKFSPSSSGANVSDIAPALSDYFNYLPNAQLMLRQSNGGYEAWRQMLTSHLENNQPVLYFSSSGYVGHAYICDGFQDSVYFHFNWGWSGNHNGYYYIDELIPGGIDLSQNQGGIFNIYPDTTLFEYPAHCQEGKLLSASEGSLSDGSGPLNYQSETSCSWLIKPDDPEMTNLRLDFSMFDLATENDSLFIYDGENYLAPLLGSFTGNLLPPVIVSTQPSLYLSFNSADTITGKGFQANYHAFSLPFCDGFTVITSPEGYLNDGSDFFNYSNGIDCSWLLAPEVPLYDSVEKMHIRFTGFSLASGDTLFIHDGIDYASPLLASLSGNDTPPEFTSSGQNLFLNFHTNESDSTSGWEINYTPVPPVYCSDTLFLNVPDGTIEDGSSNKHYNSNTNCFWHIQIPGTELITIEFTKVDMELNYDYVLIRDLNKPYSAPVRVTGNTIPPPITISSNKILISFFTDQRDNHYGWELKYHASAELVSEQAIHPFVIYPNPVSDRLIIRQKIETSLITYRIFNMHGTVQSAGEGTENEVVVNMHFFKNGIYLIEIQIENQIFHRKIVKL; from the coding sequence ATGGCCAGGTTGATTTTACTATTTAGTATCGTCATTTCTCTCCTCTTTTTTACCGAAATACTTTCGGGACAGGTTTCTGCCGATGAAGCAGCAAAATTGGCCAAAAACTTTTTTACCCAAAAATCCCTGGGAGTAAACCCTCAGGTAAAGGATGCAGTCATTACAAGACATTTTGCCAAAATCGAACATGGTAAACCGCTGTACCATATTTTTAATTTCGGGCAGGGGGGATTTGTAATCACAAGTCCAGACAAGCGGTTTATCCCGGTGCTGGCCTGGTCGCCTATAGGAGAATTTGACTTGAATAGTGTACCTGAAAATTGTGCTGTTTGGTTGGATTGGTATGAAGTACAGATAAAAAAGGGAATGGCAAATCCCGAAAATTTAACCGGTGAGACGTCCGGATTATGGGAACATTACCTTAAAGGGTTTGAAATAAAAGATACAAAAGGTGTTGCTCCGCTTTTAACTGTGAAATGGAACCAGGGAAAGTTCTATAATGCACTGTGTCCTGCTGATCCTGGCGGTTACGATGACCATGTTCCGGTCGGATGTGTGGCAACTGCAATGGCTCAGCTGATGTTTTATTACCGGTTCCCTTACCAGGGCAACGGCAGCCACTCGTACATCCCACCCTATAATAATGGAACCTACGGACTACAATTCGCTGACTTTGGCAATACATTTTATCAATGGAATGAAATGACAGACGAGTGTTTTACTTACAACACTGCTGTCGCCGAACTGAGCTATCACTGTGCTGTTGCGGTAAATATGAAGTTTTCGCCCTCATCATCCGGAGCTAATGTCTCTGATATTGCCCCAGCCCTTTCAGACTATTTTAATTACCTGCCCAATGCGCAACTGATGCTCAGGCAATCAAATGGTGGTTATGAGGCCTGGCGGCAAATGCTGACCAGCCATCTGGAGAACAACCAACCGGTTTTGTATTTCAGCAGCAGCGGGTATGTCGGTCACGCTTACATTTGCGATGGTTTCCAGGATTCCGTTTATTTTCATTTTAACTGGGGATGGTCGGGAAACCATAATGGCTATTATTACATTGATGAGCTGATACCCGGCGGCATCGATCTTTCGCAAAACCAGGGAGGCATCTTCAACATTTACCCTGATACTACACTGTTTGAATACCCTGCGCATTGCCAGGAAGGCAAGCTGTTAAGCGCTTCTGAAGGAAGCCTGTCTGATGGCAGCGGCCCCCTGAACTACCAGAGCGAAACTTCCTGTTCGTGGCTGATCAAACCGGATGATCCTGAGATGACCAACCTAAGGCTTGATTTTTCGATGTTCGATCTCGCCACTGAGAATGATTCCCTTTTTATTTACGATGGCGAAAACTATTTAGCGCCACTTCTTGGAAGTTTTACCGGCAATTTACTGCCACCAGTCATCGTTTCAACACAACCATCTCTTTACCTCAGTTTTAACAGCGCTGACACTATCACCGGAAAAGGGTTTCAGGCGAATTACCATGCCTTCAGCCTTCCCTTTTGTGATGGCTTTACCGTGATCACCTCTCCGGAGGGCTACCTCAACGACGGAAGCGACTTCTTCAATTATTCCAATGGCATAGACTGCTCGTGGCTGCTTGCACCTGAAGTTCCCCTCTATGATTCGGTGGAGAAGATGCACATCCGGTTTACAGGGTTCAGCCTGGCATCAGGCGACACGCTTTTCATCCACGATGGCATCGATTATGCCTCACCCCTGCTTGCTTCACTTTCCGGAAACGATACGCCACCAGAGTTTACATCATCAGGACAAAATCTATTCTTAAACTTCCACACTAATGAGAGCGATTCTACCTCTGGCTGGGAAATCAATTACACACCTGTTCCGCCGGTGTATTGCTCCGACACTCTGTTTCTTAATGTTCCTGATGGGACTATCGAAGATGGAAGCAGTAATAAACACTATAACTCAAACACAAACTGTTTCTGGCACATTCAAATACCAGGAACGGAGTTGATTACTATCGAGTTTACCAAAGTGGACATGGAGCTCAACTACGATTACGTGCTGATCCGCGATCTTAACAAACCCTATTCAGCCCCGGTAAGAGTCACCGGAAACACCATTCCTCCTCCAATAACAATAAGCTCAAACAAAATCCTGATCTCCTTTTTCACCGATCAGCGCGACAACCATTACGGCTGGGAACTAAAGTACCATGCCTCGGCTGAGTTGGTGTCAGAACAAGCCATTCATCCTTTTGTCATTTATCCTAATCCTGTATCGGATCGGTTAATTATCCGTCAGAAAATCGAGACCAGTCTAATCACATACCGTATCTTTAATATGCATGGAACCGTGCAAAGCGCTGGGGAAGGAACAGAAAATGAAGTTGTCGTCAACATGCATTTTTTCAAAAATGGAATTTACCTCATTGAAATACAAATTGAAAATCAGATATTTCATCGGAAAATTGTAAAACTTTAA
- a CDS encoding site-specific DNA-methyltransferase has translation MNNNSLHTGTNKCTIIFGDSREVLNDFKGKADLIVTSPPYADARKKHYDSINPDDFAEWFLTFHDVFWNSLKEDGSLVINIKDKVVDGVKHRYVWKTIDLLAEKGWLCIDDYIWHKTNAMPGFWPTRLRDGWEYCFHLAKIKTPYIDQWGVSVPVGDWVNKRLQKLGENDLSRHNSVNSSGFGRDISKWIGKKEVLPSNVLSIPLVGKNKGHPAVFPVELPAFFIKLLSRENHLIIDPFGGSGSTGIAALANNRNCLLIDNNADYCKLAEKRVQSEIGGLFNEVSATSNAFSTAASNI, from the coding sequence TTGAATAACAATTCACTACATACTGGAACAAATAAATGCACGATTATCTTTGGGGATAGTAGAGAAGTATTGAATGACTTCAAAGGGAAAGCAGATTTGATTGTGACATCACCACCTTACGCTGATGCAAGGAAAAAGCATTACGACAGCATCAATCCGGATGATTTTGCGGAGTGGTTTTTAACTTTTCATGATGTTTTCTGGAATTCCCTCAAAGAGGATGGAAGCCTTGTTATCAATATAAAAGACAAAGTAGTGGATGGCGTCAAACATCGTTATGTTTGGAAAACAATTGACCTCTTAGCTGAAAAAGGTTGGCTGTGTATTGACGACTATATCTGGCATAAAACTAATGCAATGCCGGGATTTTGGCCAACACGCCTAAGGGATGGCTGGGAGTACTGTTTCCATCTTGCGAAAATAAAAACACCTTACATTGATCAATGGGGTGTCTCAGTGCCGGTTGGTGATTGGGTTAACAAACGGCTTCAAAAGCTTGGTGAAAATGATCTTTCACGTCATAATTCAGTTAACTCAAGTGGGTTTGGTCGTGACATCTCAAAATGGATTGGGAAAAAAGAAGTATTACCTTCCAATGTTCTCTCAATACCTCTTGTTGGTAAAAACAAAGGTCATCCAGCTGTTTTTCCTGTAGAACTCCCTGCATTTTTTATTAAATTGCTATCGCGAGAGAATCATTTAATTATTGATCCTTTTGGTGGAAGTGGTTCAACTGGAATTGCCGCACTTGCAAATAACAGAAACTGCCTCCTGATTGATAACAATGCGGATTATTGTAAACTGGCTGAAAAGCGCGTTCAATCCGAAATTGGGGGCCTTTTTAATGAGGTTTCTGCCACATCAAATGCTTTTTCTACTGCAGCAAGCAATATTTAA